A region from the Oceanidesulfovibrio marinus genome encodes:
- a CDS encoding aryl-sulfate sulfotransferase: MSNKVTYTCEEHLITQQNRAEATFLKAFEEARPGLDDAHVIVNPYLINPLSALILFNTEAETEVTLTVHGKRYAREDITHTFTKATTHIIPVLGLYENHDTRVTVALSNGQSRIFTITSEPLPEDVCRCLNIQTSMDYFGNDFMFLTPAGKNLPTAYDYRGNIRWLLTINTMFDIKRLANGNIMTGSHRFCRMPYNATGLVELSLLGKIYKEFRMPGNYHHDHFEMEDGNILALTQDFTTDTVEDMIALLDRETGEVLRTWDYKDFLPQDVAGSGSQDAHDWFHNNALWYDKRNNTITISGRHQDAVVNFDYDTSKLNWILGDPEGWPQEMVDKYFFTPVGDVENFDWQYEQHACVVCPDGDIMMFDNGQYRAKSKEKYIKNQDNFSRGVRYRIDTEKMEIEQVWQYGKELGQEFFSPYICNVEYYDEGHYMVHSGGIGRENGYASDSLGAFLDMKAPGVELRSITVEEKDGVVLYEMEVEGNFYRAEKLPPYHDGENIAFGEGKLVGQLDVTPTFDTIPDVKEVDELTPVERQIVIEEDEDRFVFHGLFERGSLAMVVLQGEEETRGYFLNTAATHHLAMCSGAFLEDDDRMLKINISKNGLAGKYDIKVIVDDAMYQTGVTIYC; encoded by the coding sequence ATGAGCAATAAAGTCACATACACCTGCGAAGAGCACCTGATTACACAGCAGAACCGGGCGGAAGCGACATTTCTCAAAGCGTTTGAGGAAGCCAGACCTGGGCTGGACGATGCGCACGTCATCGTGAACCCGTACCTGATCAACCCGTTGAGCGCCCTGATCCTGTTCAATACCGAAGCGGAGACCGAAGTTACCCTGACGGTGCACGGCAAGCGTTACGCCCGGGAAGACATCACCCACACCTTCACAAAGGCCACGACCCACATCATCCCTGTACTAGGCCTGTACGAGAACCACGACACCAGGGTGACGGTGGCACTTTCCAACGGACAGAGCAGGATCTTCACGATAACGAGCGAGCCGCTGCCGGAAGATGTCTGCCGCTGCCTTAACATCCAGACATCCATGGACTACTTCGGCAACGACTTCATGTTCCTCACCCCGGCGGGCAAGAACCTGCCAACGGCCTATGACTACCGCGGCAACATCCGCTGGCTGCTCACCATCAACACCATGTTTGATATCAAGCGGTTGGCCAACGGCAACATAATGACCGGCTCGCATCGCTTCTGCCGCATGCCGTACAACGCCACCGGCCTTGTGGAGCTCAGCCTGCTGGGCAAGATTTACAAAGAGTTTCGCATGCCCGGCAACTACCACCACGACCACTTCGAGATGGAGGACGGCAACATCCTGGCGCTGACCCAGGACTTCACCACCGACACCGTGGAAGACATGATCGCCCTGCTGGATCGTGAGACTGGCGAAGTGCTCCGCACCTGGGACTACAAGGATTTCCTGCCCCAGGACGTGGCCGGTTCCGGCTCCCAGGACGCCCACGACTGGTTCCACAACAATGCCCTGTGGTACGACAAGCGCAACAACACCATCACCATTTCCGGCCGCCACCAGGACGCCGTGGTCAACTTCGACTACGATACCAGCAAGCTGAACTGGATCCTCGGCGATCCGGAAGGCTGGCCCCAGGAAATGGTGGACAAGTACTTTTTCACCCCTGTGGGCGATGTGGAGAACTTCGACTGGCAGTACGAGCAGCACGCCTGCGTGGTGTGCCCGGACGGCGACATCATGATGTTCGACAACGGCCAGTACCGCGCCAAGTCCAAGGAGAAGTACATCAAGAACCAGGACAACTTCTCCCGCGGCGTGCGCTACCGCATCGACACCGAGAAGATGGAGATCGAGCAGGTCTGGCAGTACGGCAAGGAGCTCGGCCAGGAGTTCTTCTCCCCGTACATTTGCAACGTGGAGTACTACGACGAGGGCCATTACATGGTCCACTCCGGCGGCATCGGCCGCGAAAATGGCTATGCCTCGGACAGCCTCGGCGCCTTCCTGGACATGAAGGCCCCCGGCGTGGAGCTCCGTTCCATCACGGTGGAAGAAAAAGACGGCGTTGTGCTGTACGAGATGGAGGTGGAAGGCAACTTCTACCGCGCCGAGAAGCTGCCCCCCTACCATGACGGCGAGAACATCGCCTTTGGCGAAGGAAAGCTCGTGGGTCAGCTGGATGTAACGCCCACCTTTGACACCATCCCGGACGTGAAAGAGGTGGACGAGCTTACGCCTGTGGAGCGCCAGATCGTCATCGAGGAAGACGAAGACCGCTTCGTGTTCCACGGCCTGTTCGAGCGCGGCTCCCTGGCCATGGTGGTGCTGCAGGGTGAAGAAGAGACCCGCGGCTACTTCCTGAACACCGCCGCGACGCATCATCTGGCCATGTGCTCCGGTGCCTTCCTGGAAGATGACGACCGCATGCTCAAGATCAACATCAGCAAAAACGGCCTTGCCGGCAAGTACGACATCAAAGTCATTGTTGATGACGCAATGTACCAGACCGGTGTTACCATCTACTGCTAG
- a CDS encoding thioredoxin family protein, whose protein sequence is MIKEVNTQEYDALDKSGVMLVEFYSKTCGPCKMLAFVLKDIDKNMSDFPIYTVDFDENQELKERCGVKGFPTMLFMKDGEEVSRLEGLKQKPAIIKEIEKLNA, encoded by the coding sequence ATGATCAAAGAAGTCAACACCCAGGAATACGACGCGCTGGACAAGTCCGGCGTCATGCTTGTCGAGTTTTACTCCAAGACATGCGGCCCCTGTAAGATGCTCGCTTTTGTGCTCAAGGACATCGACAAGAATATGTCGGACTTTCCCATATATACAGTCGATTTCGATGAGAACCAGGAGCTCAAGGAGCGGTGTGGCGTCAAAGGCTTCCCCACCATGCTTTTCATGAAAGACGGCGAGGAAGTGAGTCGCCTGGAAGGCCTGAAACAAAAGCCCGCAATCATCAAGGAAATTGAGAAACTGAACGCTTAA
- a CDS encoding NAD(P)/FAD-dependent oxidoreductase, producing MSPISHYDVIIIGSGPAGLTASIYAARANMKVLLLDKLAPGGQMINTNEIENYTGYGAINGAELSIKMFDHTQSLGVEFDYKTVLSIEDKGETKVITCEEDDAVYHATAVILATGTVPRRLGIPGEEKFAGGGISWCAICDGAQYRGKDVVVIGGGNSAVEESIYLAGITNALTIVTLFDLTADPKACDRLCAMENVTIYPYQDVLEFTGEDKLTGVRFKSTKEDATERYVTCDGVFEYIGLQPTSKFFASLGILDKFGCIIVDDEMKTSVPGVFGAGDITAKKLRQVITACSDGAIAANSAAKYVESLRG from the coding sequence ATGAGTCCTATATCCCATTATGACGTCATTATTATTGGCTCAGGCCCCGCAGGATTGACTGCATCCATCTATGCAGCCCGAGCCAACATGAAGGTCTTGCTTCTGGACAAGCTCGCTCCCGGCGGCCAGATGATCAACACCAACGAGATCGAAAACTACACCGGGTATGGCGCAATCAACGGTGCAGAGCTCAGCATAAAGATGTTCGACCACACCCAATCACTTGGGGTCGAGTTCGATTACAAGACGGTCCTTTCCATTGAAGATAAAGGCGAGACTAAAGTCATTACCTGCGAAGAGGACGACGCCGTCTACCACGCCACGGCCGTAATCCTGGCTACCGGCACCGTGCCCCGCCGGCTCGGCATTCCGGGCGAAGAGAAGTTCGCCGGCGGCGGCATCAGCTGGTGCGCCATCTGCGACGGCGCACAGTACAGGGGCAAGGACGTCGTCGTCATCGGCGGTGGTAACTCCGCCGTGGAAGAGTCCATTTATCTCGCCGGGATAACCAACGCGCTCACCATCGTCACCCTGTTCGACCTGACAGCCGATCCCAAGGCCTGCGACCGCCTTTGCGCAATGGAGAACGTCACGATCTATCCATACCAAGATGTCCTGGAGTTCACAGGCGAAGACAAGCTCACGGGTGTCCGGTTCAAGTCCACCAAGGAAGACGCCACCGAGCGGTACGTCACGTGTGATGGTGTTTTTGAATACATCGGCCTGCAACCGACGTCGAAGTTCTTCGCCAGTCTTGGCATTCTGGACAAGTTCGGATGCATCATCGTCGACGATGAGATGAAGACATCCGTTCCCGGTGTATTCGGCGCTGGCGACATCACAGCAAAGAAACTGCGCCAGGTTATCACCGCCTGCTCCGACGGAGCCATCGCAGCCAACTCCGCAGCAAAATACGTTGAGTCTTTGCGCGGTTAA
- a CDS encoding SDR family NAD(P)-dependent oxidoreductase, with translation MDLNLSGKVALVTGAARGIGEGIASRFIAEGAKVAVADVDEIRAQRTLEHLGPQSMFVRMDVTNEQSVQDAVDTVTDAYGQIDILVNNAGVSTRISLANMTYDDFDYVFKVNTYGTFLVTRAVIPQMIERKHGKIVNIAAMVGASPMQTFSHYSASKAAVIAFTKAVAMEHAEYDLNINCVCPGGVDTRLWSKDNLQVKGGTDIINFKADIEQRFSLGRAQKIEDIANMVCYLSSDLTQNISGQNFFVTS, from the coding sequence ATGGATCTGAATCTGTCAGGCAAGGTGGCGCTGGTTACCGGAGCCGCACGAGGGATTGGCGAAGGCATCGCATCGCGCTTTATTGCAGAAGGCGCCAAAGTCGCCGTCGCAGATGTGGATGAAATACGCGCCCAACGCACACTGGAGCATCTCGGCCCGCAGAGCATGTTCGTCAGGATGGACGTCACCAACGAACAAAGCGTGCAGGACGCCGTGGATACGGTGACCGACGCGTACGGCCAGATCGATATCCTGGTCAACAACGCAGGCGTCAGCACGCGTATCAGCCTTGCGAACATGACCTATGACGACTTCGATTACGTGTTCAAGGTCAACACGTATGGCACGTTCCTGGTCACGCGGGCTGTCATTCCGCAAATGATCGAGCGGAAGCACGGCAAAATCGTGAACATTGCGGCCATGGTCGGCGCTTCACCCATGCAGACCTTCTCCCACTACAGCGCGTCCAAAGCTGCGGTCATCGCCTTTACCAAAGCCGTTGCCATGGAGCACGCCGAGTACGACCTGAACATCAACTGCGTCTGCCCCGGCGGCGTGGACACCCGCCTGTGGTCAAAGGACAACCTGCAGGTCAAAGGCGGCACGGACATCATCAACTTCAAAGCCGACATCGAACAGCGGTTCTCGCTGGGCCGGGCGCAGAAGATCGAAGATATCGCAAACATGGTCTGCTATCTTTCCTCCGACCTCACGCAGAACATCTCCGGCCAGAACTTCTTTGTTACAAGCTGA